From a region of the Tachysurus fulvidraco isolate hzauxx_2018 chromosome 5, HZAU_PFXX_2.0, whole genome shotgun sequence genome:
- the LOC113640867 gene encoding uncharacterized protein LOC113640867: protein MYIEAQKDGAKQPLEDELAEMKNRIRQLESNQQEACAEGEISDSILRLLLIGKTGNEKSESGNTILGRAEFESGVSMTSMTRMCQKGLGEVQGRSVAVVDTPGLFDSTHSNEEVIQEIVKCVSMLAPGPHAFIIVLSVGRITEDEKQTLNLIKMMFGPDAVRYTIVLFTGGDKLENKTLEDYLKAGNNPYVNSLIRDCGGRAHLFNNNTDDTKQVSELLQMIEKMKFNRDTYFTNEMFEKAEMSIQQKQEEVLKEKEEQMQAEIEALKARYEKELEPMRKNMEKERERSEEERCKRENMFKEREEEMRREYEKKEEEEKEKWLKENKRREEEEKRQTAENNRMMEEMRKAKDEELEQMRNNMEKERKERHAELRAQKLNQEQMMKKFEKERKQEIKAHQVTERRKRVQIRKEYQESKKKIMQKYEKQEKIWQEKWNKKIQQENKQREKDKKSIQRLKEKIEAEKQKKVKGKIKMIKKQMSELRIVLLGKSLQHTSIVGNFILGRAAFETEALPDSVKQHSERASGHVEGTNITIINAAHLFNSPLKPEELKECVDLCAPGPHTFLLVIEAHDFTEEDRNHLGSLLNCFSEQAIKFAFVIGLTLDSNMSRSVGHLEASRKLIEECGQRYHKFRQLQKNKNSRCQIFDDVRNVVKKNGGNCVICKRFKDVHEKSIQTDLEREGERTTQDPSDDTKEKSSLKGNVFGKIVPGSDSSSPVLNLVLCGSDEALKTSISELILGQRDVKTGIADRQRLRLEVMPSLYNTQLSDEEVMHEILHCISLDNPVHAFLFIIPVGPVTDDKGEIETIQRIFGSKVCDHILVLFTRENVDEAAASNFVEKSSEMEEIRHMCGDRYMILEKGKKRRDKQVTELLERVTNMKKIYSLLMFIEAQKDGAKQPLEDELTEMKKQLKAKQQDAGTEGENSNCLRLLLVGKTGSGKSATGNTILGREEFESEMSMNSTTGMCQKGLGEVQGRSVAVVDTPGLFDTTLSNEEVIQEIVKCVSMVAPGPHAFIIVLSMGRFTEEEKQTLNLIKMMFGPDAVKYTLVLFTGGDKLENKTFDDYLKTGNNPYVNSLIRNCGGRAHLFNNNIKDTKQVSELLQMIEEMIKFNRENYFTNEMFEKAEMSIQQKQEEILKEKEEQMQAERETLKARYEEVLEQMRNNMEKERERSEEERCKRENMFKEREEEMRREYEKKEEEEREKWLKEKHRREEEEKRQTAENNRMMEEMRRELEHQQVKFIQQKTEREEEDRKRADRERKNKERFEQQQKETITKLKLKQEEEVQRKDEEEKKRRKEQEEERENWKRKMKEAENDKKEIKEEIERKLKEWEIEWKEQMEEIDKEYKRTKERHAEELRAQEENQEQIRKRFEKEREQERNEWQETERRKREQIEREYQESKEKIMQEYEEREKIRKEEWNKKIQEDNKRRKEEQKTLQRLKERMEAERQEEMKRREKEDEERKEKADRTCEEMKNDYEKKIKEMEKEMDSKYKDEARKKAEEMIDLKGKYIKEIIELIQKHQNDYNALKALYESTTKELEELKAQQSKCTFL from the exons ATGTATATTGAGGCACAGAAAGATGGAGCTAAACAGCCACTAGAGGATGAACTGGCTGAAATGAAGAACAGAATTAGGCAACTTGAATCAAATCAACAGGAAGCAT GTGCTGAGGGTGAAATCTCTGACTCAATTTTGAGATTATTACTTATTGggaaaacaggaaatgagaagAGTGAATCAGGAAACACTATTCTAGGAAGAGCCGAATTTGAGAGTGGTGTGAGCATGACTTCTATGACAAGAATGTGTCAGAAGGGATTGGGAGAAGTACAGGGCAGATCTGTAGCTGTTGTGGACACTCCAGGACTCTTTGACTCCACACACTCAAATGAAGAAGTAATACAAGAAATTGTGAAGTGTGTCTCAATGTTAGCACCAGGACCGCATGCCTtcatcattgtgctgagtgtggGAAGGATTACTGAGGATGAGAAGCAAACACTAAATCTGATAAAAATGATGTTTGGTCCTGATGCTGTAAGGTACACTATAGTGCTGTTTACTGGAGGAGATAAActggaaaataaaacactagAAGATTATCTTAAAGCTGGTAATAATCCATATGTGAACAGTCTAATCAGAGACTGTGGTGGAAGAGCTCACTTGTTTAATAACAATACAGACGATACCAAACAAGTTAGTGAGCTTCTCCAAATGATTGAAAAAATGAAGTTCAATAGGGACACTTACTTTACTAATGAGATGTTTGAGAAGGCAGAGATGTCGATACAACAGAAACAGGAGGAGGTgctaaaagagaaagaggagcaGATGCAAGCTGAAATAGAAGCTCTGAAGGCCAGATATGAAAAAGAACTGGAACCGATGAGGAAAAatatggagaaagagagagagagatcggaAGAGGAAAGATGTAAAAGGGAAAACATGTTTAAGGAGAGGGAAGAAGAAATGAGGCGAGAAtatgagaagaaagaagaagaagagaaagagaaatggttgaaagagaacaaaagaagagaagaagaggaaaaacgACAGACTGCAGAAAATAACCGCATGATGGAGGAGATGAGGAAAGCGAAGGACGAAGAACTGGAACAGATGAGGAATAatatggagaaagagagaaaagagagacatgCTGAACTGAGAGCACAAAAGTTAAATCAGGAGCAAATGATGAAAAAAtttgaaaaggaaagaaaacaagagaTAAAAGCCCATCAAGTGACAGAAAGGAGGAAACGAGTTCAAATAAGGAAAGAGTATcaggaaagtaaaaagaaaataatgcagAAGTAtgagaaacaggaaaaaatatggcaagaaaaatggaataaaaaaatccaacaagaaaataaacaaagagaaaaggATAAAAAGAGTATACAGAGACTTAAAGAGAAAATAGAAGCGGAAAAGCAAAAGAAGGTAAAAGGGAAGATAAAGATGataaagaaacaaa TGTCTGAGTTGAGGATCGTTCTGTTGGGAAAGAGTCTCCAACACACCAGTATAGTAGGAAATTTTATACTGGGAAGAGCTGCATTTGAGACTGAAGCTCTGCCAGATTCAGTAAAACAGCACAGTGAGAGAGCCAGTGGACATGTGGAAGGAAcaaacatcaccatcatcaatgCAGCTCATTTATTTAACTCACCACTAAAACCTGAGGAACTTAAAGAGTGTGTAGATCTTTGTGCTCCAGGACCTCATACATTTTTACTTGTGATAGAGGCTCATGACTTCACAGAAGAAGACAGGAACCATCTGGGATCATTACTAAACTGCTTCAGTGAACAAGCAATAAAGTTTGCCTTTGTGATTGGTTTAACCCTGGATTCTAATATGTCCAGGTCTGTAGGACACTTAGAAGCCTCTCGAAAGTTAATAGAGGAATGTGGTCAGCGGTATCATAAATTCAGGCAActacagaaaaataagaattCACGTTGTCAGATTTTTGATGATGTCAGAAATGTGGTCAAAAAGAATGGAGGAAATTGTGTCATATGTAAGCGTTTTAAAGATGTGCATGAGAAATCTATCCAAACTGATcttgagagagagggagagaggacaACACAAGATCCTTCTGATGACACAAAGGAGAAATCATCTTTAAAGGGAAATGTCTTTGGTAAAATTG TGCCAGGAAGTGATTCCTCATCACCAGTGTTGAACTTGGTGTTGTGTGGAAGTGATGAAGCATTAAAGACCTCCATATCAGAGCTCATATTGGGCCAGAGAGACGTGAAGACTGGAATAGCTGACAGACAGCGTCTCAGGCTGGAGGTGATGCCAAGTCTCTACAACACTCAACTCTCAGATGAGGAAGTGATGCACGAGATACTTCACTGTATCTCTCTTGATAATCCTGTCCACgcttttcttttcatcattcCTGTTGGTCCTGTCACAGATGACAAAGGAGAAATAGAGACGATTCAGAGAATCTTTGGTTCAAAAGTCTGTGATCATATTTTAGTTCTTTTTACCAGAGAGAATGTTGATGAAGCTGCTGCAAGTAACTTTGTAGAGAAAAGTTCAGAAATGGAAGAAATTCGACACATGTGTGGGGACAGATATATGATcttggagaaaggaaaaaaaaggagagacaAACAGGTGACAGAACTGTTAGAGAGAGTAACAAATATGAAGAAGATTTATTCTCTCCTAATGTTTATTGAGGCACAGAAAGATGGAGCTAAACAGCCACTAGAGGATGAACTGACTGAGATGAAGAAGCAACTTAAAGCAAAACAACAGGATGCAG GCACAGAGGGTGAAAACTCCAACTGTTTGAGATTATTACTGGTtgggaaaacaggaagtggaaagAGTGCAACAGGAAACACTATTCTAGGAAGAGAAGAATTTGAGAGTGAGATGAGCATGAATTCTACGACAGGAATGTGTCAGAAGGGATTGGGAGAAGTACAGGGCAGATCAGTAGCTGTTGTGGACACTCCAGGACTCTTTGACACCACACTCTCAAATGAAGAAGTAATACAAGAAATTGTGAAATGTGTCTCAATGGTGGCACCAGGACCGCATGCCTTCATCATTGTGCTGAGTATGGGAAGGTTTACTGAGGAAGAGAAGCAAACACTGAATCTGATTAAAATGATGTTTGGTCCTGATGCTGTAAAGTACACTTTAGTGCTGTTTACTGGAGGAGATAAactggaaaataaaacatttgatgATTACCTTAAAACTGGTAATAATCCATATGTGAACAGTCTAATCAGAAACTGTGGTGGAAGAGCTCACTtgtttaataacaatataaaagaTACCAAACAAGTTAGTGAGCTTCTCCAAATGATCGAAGAAATGATAAAGTTCAACAGGGAAAATTACTTTACTAATGAGATGTTTGAGAAGGCAGAGATGTCGATACAACAGAAACAGGAGGAGATactaaaagagaaagaggagcagatgcaagctgagagagagactctgaAGGCCAGATATGAAGAAGTACTGGAACAGATGAGGAATAatatggagaaagagagagagagatcggaAGAGGAAAGATGTAAAAGGGAAAACATGTTTAAGGAGAGGGAAGAAGAAATGAGGCGAGAAtatgagaagaaagaagaagaagagagagagaaatggttGAAGGAGAAACatagaagagaagaagaggaaaaacgACAGACTGCAGAAAATAATCGCATGATGgaggagatgagaagagaacTAGAACATCAACAAGTAAAATTTATCCAACAGAAAACtgaaagagaggaggaggacAGAAAAAgggcagatagagagagaaagaataaagaacgctttgaacaacaacaaaaggaaACAATTACAAAACTAAAACTCAAACAGGAAGAAGAAGTCCAAAGgaaagatgaggaagaaaaaaagagaagaaaagaacaggaagaagagagagaaaactggaagagaaaaatgaaggaggcagaaaatgataaaaaagaaattaaggaAGAAATTGAAAGGAAACTGAAAGAATGGGAGATTGAATGGAAAGAGCAGATGGAAGAGATAGATAAAGAATACAAGAGAACAAAAGAGAGACATGCTGAAGAACTGAGAGCACAAGAGGAAAATCAGGAGCAAATAAGGAAAAGGTttgaaaaggaaagagaacaagagagaaatGAGTGGCAGGAGACAGAAAGGAGGAAACGAGAgcaaatagagagagagtatcaggaaagtaaagagaaaataatgCAGGAGTATGAGGAACGggaaaaaataaggaaagaagaatggaataaaaaaatccaagaagacaataaaagaagaaaagaggagcAAAAGACACTACAGAGACTGAAAGAAAGGATGGAAGCAGAAAGacaagaggaaatgaaaaggagagagaaagaagatgaagagagaaaagaaaaagcagacaGAACCTGTGAGGAAATGAAAAATGATTATGAgaagaaaattaaagaaatgGAGAAAGAAATGGACAGTAAATATAAAGATGAAGCTAGAAAAAAAGCTGAAGAAATGATTGActtaaaaggaaaatatataaaagaaataatagaatTGATTCAGAAACATCAAAATGATTATAATGCTCTCAAAGCTCTATATGAAAGTACAACAAAAGAGTTAGAGGAGTTAAAGGCACAGCAAAGTAAATGCACTTTCCTTTAA